A genomic segment from Mauremys mutica isolate MM-2020 ecotype Southern chromosome 26, ASM2049712v1, whole genome shotgun sequence encodes:
- the LOC123356652 gene encoding zinc finger protein OZF-like isoform X1: MLSHCDRSGRFQPLFQPLVCTENIIRARRFCNKLRLGQSVFQEHLDQITPTDPAPHSPGDGMVSENEEQTPQQEDAEPAEAYGALSQRSEGIVSMSCEQGKGCEARHRPEREQGTEPRQKVGNCQGNHKETTAQQSIPTSERGHTRSERGENVGSPSAVLRHERIRAGEPPHQCGECGKTFRRNSHLVRHQSVHTGNRPFRCSDCGKSFSVSSNLIAHETIHTGHRPFSCSECGKSFNRRANLITHWRIHMGKKPFTCSACGKSFTDSSNLIRHQRTHTGERPYECCECGKSFTDSSDLIRHQRTHTGERPYVCCECGKSFSRSSTLIRHQRIHTGETPYKCHECGKSFSVSSNLVTHWRIHTGHRPFTCSDCGKSFTDSSNLTQHQRIHRGENPYSCPKCGKSFTQSSALLAHQRIHTGERPYECCECGKSFSVSSALVAHQRLHTGERPYKCSECGKSFSVSSTLIIHQRIHTGERPYRCSECGKSFNQSSHLVRHQSLHRGDKHHKNLV, translated from the exons ATGCTAAGCCACTGCGATCGGTCGGGACGATTTCAACCGTTGTTTCAGCCTCTGGTCTGCACGGAAAATATTATCCGAGCAAGGAGATTTTGTAACAAGCTGCGTTTGGGCCAGTCTGTATTTCAGGAGCACCTTGATCAGATAACGCCCACCGACCCTGCTCCGCACTCCCCTG gtgatgggatggtgagtgagaatgaggagcagaccCCTCAGCAGGAAGACGCTGAGCCCGCGGAAGCGTACGGGGCGTTATCGCAAAGATCTGAAGGGATTGTGTCCATGAGTTGTGAACAGGGAAAAGGTTGTGAGGCTCGGCACAGGCCAGAAAGGGAGCAGGGAACGGAGCCGAGGCAGAAAGTGGGTAATTGTCAGGGAAACCACAAGGAAaccacagcccagcagagcaTCCCCACAAGCGAGAGAGGCCACACGCGCTCTGAGCGGGGAGAAAACGTCGGTAGCCCTTCGGCTGTTCTTCGACACGAGAGAATCCGCGCCGGAGAGCCCCCCCACCAGTGCGGCGAGTGCGGGAAGACCTTCCGTCGGAACTCGCACCTTGTTCGCCACCAGAGCGTGCACACGGGAAACCGACCCTTCCGGTGCtcggactgtgggaaaagcttcagcgtGAGCTCCAACCTGATCGCCCATGAGACCATCCACACGGGCCATCGCCCCTTTTCCTGCTCcgagtgcgggaagagcttcaacCGACGCGCCAACCTGATCACGCACTGGAGAATTCACATGGGAAAGAAGCCCTTCACGTGCTCGgcgtgcgggaaaagcttcacggACAGCTCGAACCTCATCCGGCACCAGCGAACCCACACGGGGGAGCGACCCTACGAgtgctgcgagtgtgggaaaagcttcacggACAGCTCCGACCTCATCCGGCACCAGCGAACCCACACTGGGGAGCGACCCTACGTGtgctgcgagtgcgggaaaagcttcagtcggagctccaCCCTCATTcgccatcagaggatccacacgggagagacgcCCTATAAGTGCCAcgaatgcgggaaaagcttcagcgtGAGTTCCAACCTTGTCACGCATTGGCGAATTCACACGGGGCATCGACCCTTCACCTGCTCCGACTGCGGGAAGAGTTTCACCGACAGCTCCAACCTCACTCAGCATCAGAGAATACACAGGGGGGAGAACCCCTATAGCTGCCccaagtgcgggaaaagcttcactcagagctcGGCTCTTCTTGCACATCAGCGgatccacacgggagagcgaccctacgagtgctgcgagtgcgggaaaagcttcagcgtGAGCTCAGCCCTGGTCGCGCATCAGAGactccacacgggggagagaccctataaatgctccgagtgcgggaaaagcttcagcgtGAGCTCAACCCTCATCAtccatcagcgaatccacacgggggagaggccttATCGATGctcggagtgtgggaaaagcttcaatcagagctcccACCTGGTTAGGCACCAGAGTCTCCACCGGGGAGATAAGCACCATAAAAACCTTGTCTAA
- the LOC123356652 gene encoding zinc finger protein OZF-like isoform X2 — protein sequence MQENYENVTSLGDGMVSENEEQTPQQEDAEPAEAYGALSQRSEGIVSMSCEQGKGCEARHRPEREQGTEPRQKVGNCQGNHKETTAQQSIPTSERGHTRSERGENVGSPSAVLRHERIRAGEPPHQCGECGKTFRRNSHLVRHQSVHTGNRPFRCSDCGKSFSVSSNLIAHETIHTGHRPFSCSECGKSFNRRANLITHWRIHMGKKPFTCSACGKSFTDSSNLIRHQRTHTGERPYECCECGKSFTDSSDLIRHQRTHTGERPYVCCECGKSFSRSSTLIRHQRIHTGETPYKCHECGKSFSVSSNLVTHWRIHTGHRPFTCSDCGKSFTDSSNLTQHQRIHRGENPYSCPKCGKSFTQSSALLAHQRIHTGERPYECCECGKSFSVSSALVAHQRLHTGERPYKCSECGKSFSVSSTLIIHQRIHTGERPYRCSECGKSFNQSSHLVRHQSLHRGDKHHKNLV from the coding sequence gtgatgggatggtgagtgagaatgaggagcagaccCCTCAGCAGGAAGACGCTGAGCCCGCGGAAGCGTACGGGGCGTTATCGCAAAGATCTGAAGGGATTGTGTCCATGAGTTGTGAACAGGGAAAAGGTTGTGAGGCTCGGCACAGGCCAGAAAGGGAGCAGGGAACGGAGCCGAGGCAGAAAGTGGGTAATTGTCAGGGAAACCACAAGGAAaccacagcccagcagagcaTCCCCACAAGCGAGAGAGGCCACACGCGCTCTGAGCGGGGAGAAAACGTCGGTAGCCCTTCGGCTGTTCTTCGACACGAGAGAATCCGCGCCGGAGAGCCCCCCCACCAGTGCGGCGAGTGCGGGAAGACCTTCCGTCGGAACTCGCACCTTGTTCGCCACCAGAGCGTGCACACGGGAAACCGACCCTTCCGGTGCtcggactgtgggaaaagcttcagcgtGAGCTCCAACCTGATCGCCCATGAGACCATCCACACGGGCCATCGCCCCTTTTCCTGCTCcgagtgcgggaagagcttcaacCGACGCGCCAACCTGATCACGCACTGGAGAATTCACATGGGAAAGAAGCCCTTCACGTGCTCGgcgtgcgggaaaagcttcacggACAGCTCGAACCTCATCCGGCACCAGCGAACCCACACGGGGGAGCGACCCTACGAgtgctgcgagtgtgggaaaagcttcacggACAGCTCCGACCTCATCCGGCACCAGCGAACCCACACTGGGGAGCGACCCTACGTGtgctgcgagtgcgggaaaagcttcagtcggagctccaCCCTCATTcgccatcagaggatccacacgggagagacgcCCTATAAGTGCCAcgaatgcgggaaaagcttcagcgtGAGTTCCAACCTTGTCACGCATTGGCGAATTCACACGGGGCATCGACCCTTCACCTGCTCCGACTGCGGGAAGAGTTTCACCGACAGCTCCAACCTCACTCAGCATCAGAGAATACACAGGGGGGAGAACCCCTATAGCTGCCccaagtgcgggaaaagcttcactcagagctcGGCTCTTCTTGCACATCAGCGgatccacacgggagagcgaccctacgagtgctgcgagtgcgggaaaagcttcagcgtGAGCTCAGCCCTGGTCGCGCATCAGAGactccacacgggggagagaccctataaatgctccgagtgcgggaaaagcttcagcgtGAGCTCAACCCTCATCAtccatcagcgaatccacacgggggagaggccttATCGATGctcggagtgtgggaaaagcttcaatcagagctcccACCTGGTTAGGCACCAGAGTCTCCACCGGGGAGATAAGCACCATAAAAACCTTGTCTAA
- the LOC123356622 gene encoding LOW QUALITY PROTEIN: zinc finger protein OZF-like (The sequence of the model RefSeq protein was modified relative to this genomic sequence to represent the inferred CDS: inserted 2 bases in 1 codon): MVSKNEEQNPQQEDAEQVKPNGGVSQRSNGNVSRSHEQRKAWERPESERGNQKGKNVCKPTNGWGTHQDLKETVTRQKILRGKRKNTCAECGKHFSYHSGLVRHEIIHMKERPYECSDCGKSFTQRLKLITHQRIHTGERPYECRKCGKRFTRRSNLFTHQKIHTGDRPYECGECGTSFTDSSALLKHQRIHVGERPYECCKCGKSFTQQASLITHQRIHTGERPYACCECGKSFTRSSNLITHQRIHTGERPYECCECGKTFTDSSALLKHQRIHTGDRPYVCGECGKSFTRSSNLITHHRIHTGERPYECCECGTNFIDSSALLKHQRIHTGERPYECGECGKTFTQSSKLVTHRRTHTGERPYECGECGKTFIQSSDLIRHERTHTGERPYECGECGKSFTQISSLITHQRLHVGERPYECSECGKSFTQSSYLIRHQRTHXKEGLWECCECGNRFTQRS, encoded by the exons ATGGTGAGTAAGAACGAGGAGCAGAacccccagcaggaagatgcggAGCAAGTGAAACCAAATGGGGGAGTATCCCAACGATCCAACGGGAACGTGTCCAGGAGTCACGAGCAGCGAAAAGCCTGGGAGAGGCCGGAGAGCGAACGGGGAAACCAGAAAGGGAAGAACGTGTGTAAACCCACGAATGGGTGGGGAACTCACCAGGACCTCAAAGAAACGGTAACCCGGCAGAAAATACtcaggggaaagagaaaaaatacatgcgcGGAGTGCGGGAAACATTTCAGTTACCACTCAGGCCTTGTTAGACACGAGATAATTCACAtgaaagagagaccctacgaatgcagtgactgcgggaaaagtttcactcagcGCTTAAAACTTATTacgcaccagagaatccacacaggggagagaccctatgaatgccgcaagtgcgggaaacgcttcactcGACGGTCAAACCTTTTTacgcatcagaaaatccacacgggAGATAGACCCTATGAATGCGGGGAGTGTGGGACGAGCTTCACCGACAGCTCGGCCCTTCTGAAACATCAAAGAATCCACGTgggggagagaccctatgaatgctgcaagtgcgggaaaagcttcactcagcaAGCAAGCCTCATtacacatcagaggatccacacaggggagagaccctacgcatgctgcgagtgcgggaaaagcttcacgcGGAGTTCAAACCTTAtcactcatcagagaatccacacaggggagagaccctacgaatgttgtgagtgtgggaaaaccttcacggATAGCTCAGCCCTTCTTAAACACCaaagaatccacacgggagataGACCCTACGTATGcggcgagtgcgggaaaagcttcactcgcagctcaaacctcattacacatcacagaatccacactggcgagagaccctatgaatgttgcgagtgtggGACAAACTTCATTGACAGCTCAGCCCTTCTTAAAcaccagaggatccacacgggagagagaccctatgaatgcggcgagtgtgggaaaaccttcactcagagCTCAAAACTGGTCACACATCGGCgaacccacacaggggagagaccctatgaatgcggcgagtgcgggaaaacctttattcagagctcagaccttattagaCATGAGAGAACccacacgggggagagaccctatgaatgcggcgagtgcgggaaaagcttcactcaaatcTCAAGCCTCATTACGCACCAGAGGCTCCATGTgggggagagaccctatgaatgcagtgagtgcgggaaaagcttcacccaGAGCTCATACCTTATCAGACACCAAAGAACCCA AAAGGAGGGCCTTTgggaatgctgtgagtgtggaaacCGCTTTACTCAGAGATCATAA